In Oryza sativa Japonica Group chromosome 11, ASM3414082v1, the following are encoded in one genomic region:
- the LOC136353884 gene encoding myosin-9-like, which produces MDEEYDVIVLGTGLMECILSGLLSVDGLKILLVKVASRRLCPGSKCLYFGTDGVVGSHVWAEDPEIAWVDGEVVKIKGEEAKIQATNGKKIIANLSKLYPKDMEAAAGGVDDMTKLSYLHEPGVL; this is translated from the exons ATGGATGAGGAGTACGACGTGATCGTGCTGGGGACGGGCCTCATGGAGTGCATCCTCAGCGGCCTCCTCTCCGTCGACGGCCTCAAG atattgttagtcaaagtagcatctcgaagaCTGTGTCCAGGttcaaaatgcttatattttgggacggatggagtagtaggTTCTCATGTTTGGGCTGAAGACCCTGAAATTGCCTGGGTCGATGGAGAAGTTGTTAAGATCAAAGGCGAAGAGGCCAAGATCCAAGCAACCAATGGAAAGAAG ATCATTGCAAATTTATCGAAACTGTATCCTAAAGATATGGAAGCAGCTGCTGGTGGAGTTGATGATATGACAAAGCTATCCTACCTCCACGAACCAGGAGTTCTGTAG